From the Rhodococcus sp. NBC_00297 genome, one window contains:
- a CDS encoding UvrD-helicase domain-containing protein — protein MNTQSPARATRSSDQLLEGLNPQQREAVMHSGGPLLIVAGAGSGKTAVLTRRIAYLLAERDVTPGQVLAITFTNKAAAEMRERVVQLVGPRANFMWVSTFHSSCVRILRSQAALLPGLNSNFSIYDADDSRRLLTMIGKDLQLDPKKFSSRLLATQISNLKNELIDPDQAVADAEKEPAELPAVIAKVYGHYQQRLRAANAFDFDDLIGETVALLQSHPDVAEYYRRRFRHVLVDEYQDTNHAQYMLVRELVGTGSTAEGDVAAVPPSELCVVGDADQSIYAFRGATIRNIEEFERDYPDARTILLEQNYRSTQTILAAANAVIARNTNRRDKRLWTDTGDGDPIIGYVADNEHDEAKFVASEIDRLVDGTDYKYSDVAVFYRTNNSSRALEEIFIRLGLPYKVVGGVRFYERKEVRDVVAYLRVLANPDDTVSMRRILNTPRRGIGDRAEACVAVHAERKNISFNAALLDAAAGSVALLNTRAQNAIASFMEMIGELRATMNATDADGNDVADIGDIVEAVLDRTRYRAELEASSDPQDGARLDNLNELVSVAREFSADARNLQGIEDLEVGVDINADLDVASAEPEDTDGVAEPGSLAAFLERVSLVADTDQIPDNGDGVVTLMTLHTAKGLEFPVVFVTGWEDGQFPHMRALGDPAELSEERRLAYVGITRARHRLYLTRAIMRSAWGQPINNPESRFLQEVPQHLIDWKREDPGVGSGFGSSGGSGRQRDWTSNPRGGWSGGSSPSATPTPSFGKARSNNTLTLAVGDRVSHDKYGLGTVVESEGSGQRAMVLIDFGTSGRVKMMLIGGVPMTKL, from the coding sequence ATGAACACACAGTCACCCGCACGTGCCACCAGGTCCTCGGACCAGCTCCTCGAGGGCCTCAATCCCCAGCAGCGCGAGGCAGTGATGCACTCGGGGGGACCGTTGCTCATCGTGGCGGGCGCCGGTTCGGGCAAGACCGCGGTGCTGACCCGTCGCATCGCGTATCTCCTGGCGGAGAGAGATGTCACACCCGGCCAGGTCCTCGCGATCACGTTCACCAACAAGGCCGCGGCGGAGATGCGGGAACGCGTCGTCCAGTTGGTCGGGCCGCGGGCCAACTTCATGTGGGTGAGCACGTTCCACTCGAGCTGCGTGCGGATCCTCCGGAGCCAGGCGGCGCTGCTTCCCGGCCTCAACTCGAACTTCTCCATCTACGACGCGGACGACTCGCGTCGGCTCCTCACGATGATCGGCAAGGATCTGCAGCTCGATCCGAAGAAGTTCTCGTCGCGTCTGCTGGCGACGCAGATCTCCAATCTGAAGAACGAGCTGATCGATCCGGACCAGGCCGTCGCCGACGCGGAGAAGGAGCCGGCCGAGCTGCCGGCCGTCATCGCGAAGGTCTACGGCCACTACCAGCAGCGTCTGCGGGCGGCCAACGCGTTCGACTTCGACGATCTCATCGGCGAGACGGTGGCACTGCTGCAGAGCCATCCGGACGTCGCCGAGTACTACCGGCGCCGCTTCCGCCACGTCCTCGTCGACGAGTACCAGGACACCAACCACGCGCAGTACATGCTGGTGCGCGAGTTGGTGGGCACCGGATCGACGGCGGAGGGCGACGTCGCGGCAGTTCCCCCGAGCGAACTGTGCGTTGTGGGCGACGCCGACCAGTCGATCTACGCGTTCCGCGGCGCGACCATCCGCAACATCGAGGAGTTCGAGCGCGACTATCCGGATGCGCGGACCATCCTGCTCGAGCAGAACTACCGGTCCACCCAGACCATCCTGGCGGCAGCCAACGCCGTCATCGCGCGCAACACCAACCGTCGTGACAAGCGGCTGTGGACGGACACCGGCGACGGCGATCCGATCATCGGCTACGTGGCGGACAACGAGCATGACGAGGCCAAGTTCGTGGCGTCGGAGATCGATCGGCTGGTCGACGGCACCGACTACAAGTACTCCGACGTCGCGGTGTTCTACCGGACCAACAACTCCTCGCGCGCGCTCGAGGAGATCTTCATCCGCCTCGGTCTGCCCTACAAGGTGGTGGGCGGTGTGCGCTTCTACGAGCGCAAGGAGGTACGCGACGTGGTCGCGTACCTCCGCGTGCTGGCCAATCCGGACGACACGGTGAGCATGCGGCGCATCCTCAACACCCCGCGCCGCGGCATCGGCGATCGTGCCGAGGCCTGTGTCGCCGTGCACGCCGAGCGGAAGAACATCAGCTTCAACGCCGCGCTCCTCGATGCCGCGGCCGGCTCCGTGGCGCTGCTCAACACGCGCGCGCAGAACGCCATCGCGTCGTTCATGGAGATGATCGGCGAGCTGCGGGCCACCATGAACGCGACCGATGCCGACGGAAACGACGTCGCGGACATCGGCGACATCGTCGAGGCGGTGCTCGACCGCACGCGATATCGCGCCGAACTCGAGGCCAGCTCGGATCCCCAGGACGGCGCTCGCCTCGACAACCTCAACGAACTGGTCAGCGTGGCCCGCGAGTTCAGTGCCGACGCACGCAACCTTCAGGGCATCGAGGATCTCGAGGTGGGGGTCGACATCAACGCGGACCTCGACGTCGCGTCCGCAGAACCAGAGGACACCGACGGTGTGGCCGAGCCTGGTTCGCTCGCCGCCTTCCTCGAGCGGGTCTCGCTGGTGGCCGACACCGACCAGATTCCGGACAACGGCGACGGTGTCGTCACGCTCATGACGCTGCACACGGCCAAGGGGCTCGAGTTCCCGGTCGTGTTCGTCACCGGGTGGGAGGACGGCCAGTTCCCGCACATGCGAGCGCTCGGTGATCCTGCGGAGTTGTCCGAGGAGCGTCGACTCGCCTACGTGGGCATCACGCGTGCGCGGCACCGGCTCTACCTCACTCGCGCGATCATGCGCTCGGCGTGGGGGCAGCCCATCAACAACCCCGAATCGCGCTTCCTGCAAGAGGTTCCGCAGCATCTCATCGACTGGAAACGGGAGGATCCCGGCGTCGGCAGCGGGTTCGGTTCCAGTGGTGGCTCGGGGCGCCAGCGCGACTGGACGTCGAATCCCCGTGGAGGATGGTCCGGTGGGTCGTCGCCGTCGGCCACCCCGACACCCAGCTTCGGCAAGGCCCGGTCCAACAACACCCTGACGCTCGCCGTGGGTGATCGCGTGAGCCACGACAAGTACGGTCTCGGGACCGTCGTCGAGTCCGAGGGATCAGGTCAGCGTGCGATGGTGCTGATCGACTTCGGCACGTCCGGTCGCGTGAAGATGATGCTCATCGGCGGAGTGCCGATGACCAAGCTGTGA
- a CDS encoding chorismate mutase, whose translation MSTAIHTTAASASSESNDHADDANLPTSEAEIDELRKEIDRLDAEILAAVKRRSEVSRTIGQTRMAQGGPRLVHSREMKVLQRFSDLGQEGHTLAMLLLRLGRGRLGH comes from the coding sequence ATGAGCACAGCGATTCACACCACCGCAGCATCGGCATCGTCCGAGTCGAACGATCACGCCGACGACGCGAACCTGCCGACGTCCGAAGCCGAGATCGACGAGCTCCGCAAGGAGATCGACCGCCTCGATGCCGAGATCCTCGCCGCCGTGAAGCGCCGCTCCGAGGTCTCCCGCACCATCGGTCAGACGCGGATGGCACAGGGCGGACCCCGCCTCGTCCACAGCCGCGAGATGAAGGTCCTCCAGCGCTTCAGCGACCTCGGCCAGGAGGGTCACACGCTGGCCATGCTCCTGCTCCGCCTGGGCCGCGGCCGCCTCGGACACTGA
- a CDS encoding NAD-dependent succinate-semialdehyde dehydrogenase, with protein MSEGTSSAATTREKDLIASVPTKLWIGGKQVDAENGATFPVRDPSTGEVLTEVSDASPADAARALDEAVAVQKSWAATPARQRGEILRAVFESITEHADDIALLMTLEMGKAFAESQAEVKYGGEFFRWFSEEAVRIAGRYTPAPAGNGRILVTKQPVGPVLAITPWNFPLAMGTRKIGPALAAGCTILVKPASETPLTMLYLAKLISEAGLPEGVLSVLPTSKSSAVTGPLIDDPRLRKLTFTGSTEVGRMLVEKSSKNLLRTSMELGGNAPFVVFDDADIDAAVEGAMLAKMRNGGEACTAANRFHVQNSVKDEFVAKVTDKMRAMTVGRGSDLDTKLGPLINEEQRDTVAELVDDAASKGATVALGGTAEDGPGWFYPATVLTDVPGDARILSEEVFGPVLAVRGFETEEDGIAAANDTEFGLAAYIFTRDLDRALRVAEAVETGMVGVNRGVISDAAAPFGGIKASGFGREGGSEGIEEYLETKYIALQ; from the coding sequence GTGAGCGAAGGAACGAGCAGCGCAGCGACGACCCGGGAGAAGGACCTGATCGCGTCCGTCCCCACGAAGTTGTGGATCGGAGGCAAGCAGGTCGACGCGGAGAACGGCGCCACGTTCCCGGTTCGGGATCCCTCGACCGGGGAGGTGCTCACCGAGGTCTCGGATGCGAGTCCCGCCGACGCCGCACGCGCGCTCGACGAGGCCGTCGCGGTGCAGAAGTCCTGGGCCGCCACCCCGGCGCGACAGCGCGGCGAGATCCTGCGGGCGGTCTTCGAGTCGATCACCGAGCACGCCGACGACATCGCACTGCTCATGACGCTGGAGATGGGCAAGGCCTTCGCCGAGAGTCAGGCCGAGGTGAAGTACGGCGGAGAGTTCTTCCGCTGGTTCTCCGAGGAGGCGGTCCGCATCGCGGGGCGGTACACGCCGGCGCCCGCGGGCAACGGCCGGATTCTGGTGACCAAGCAGCCCGTCGGCCCGGTGCTGGCGATCACGCCGTGGAACTTCCCGCTGGCGATGGGCACCCGCAAGATCGGGCCCGCACTCGCGGCGGGATGCACGATCCTGGTGAAGCCCGCCTCGGAGACTCCGCTGACGATGCTCTACCTGGCGAAGCTCATCTCCGAGGCCGGGCTGCCCGAGGGCGTGCTGTCGGTACTGCCGACGTCGAAGTCCAGCGCTGTCACCGGGCCGCTGATCGACGATCCTCGACTGCGCAAGTTGACCTTCACCGGCTCCACCGAGGTGGGGCGGATGCTCGTGGAGAAGTCGTCGAAGAATCTGCTGCGGACGTCGATGGAGCTGGGCGGCAATGCGCCCTTCGTCGTGTTCGACGACGCGGACATCGACGCCGCCGTCGAGGGGGCGATGCTCGCCAAGATGCGCAACGGCGGCGAGGCCTGCACGGCCGCCAATCGGTTCCACGTGCAGAACTCGGTCAAGGACGAGTTCGTCGCCAAGGTGACCGATAAGATGCGCGCCATGACGGTCGGGCGGGGCAGTGATCTGGACACGAAGCTCGGACCGCTGATCAACGAGGAGCAGCGTGACACGGTGGCCGAACTCGTCGACGACGCGGCGTCCAAGGGCGCGACCGTCGCTCTCGGCGGCACTGCGGAGGACGGGCCGGGCTGGTTCTACCCCGCCACCGTGCTGACCGACGTGCCCGGTGACGCCCGAATTCTGAGCGAGGAGGTCTTCGGACCGGTGCTCGCGGTGCGCGGCTTCGAGACCGAGGAGGACGGCATCGCTGCGGCGAACGACACCGAGTTCGGCCTGGCCGCGTACATCTTCACGCGGGATCTGGACCGGGCGCTGCGCGTGGCGGAGGCCGTGGAGACCGGCATGGTGGGTGTCAATCGCGGGGTGATCTCCGACGCGGCCGCACCGTTCGGTGGGATCAAGGCGTCGGGATTCGGTCGCGAGGGCGGAAGCGAGGGGATCGAGGAGTACCTCGAGACCAAGTACATCGCCCTGCAGTGA
- the pgi gene encoding glucose-6-phosphate isomerase, with protein sequence MSADITSTEAWTELVSHHEAVADRHLRDFFADDPSRGSELTVTAGDLYIDYSKHRVERQTLELLLDLARAADVTGRRDAMFAGEHINTSENRAVLHTALRLPSDASLEVDGQDVVADVHEVLTRMGDFSDRVRSGEWTGATGERIRTVVNIGIGGSDLGPVMVYQALRHYADAGISARFVSNVDPADLVGTLADLDPASTLFIVASKTFGTLETLTNATAARRWLTAALGDDAVAQHFVAVSTNAEKVSNFGIDTANMFGFWDWVGGRYSVDSAIGLSVMLAVGREAFADFLEGFHLIDQHFREAPLESNAPILLGTLGVWYSSFFGAQSRAVLPYSNDLNRFAAYLQQLTMESNGKSVRADGTPVTTDTGEIFWGEPGTNGQHAFYQLLHQGTRLVPADFIGFAEPTDDLPTADGTGSMHDLLMSNYFAQTKVLAFGKTAEEIAAEGTDADIVPHKVMPGNRPSTSILAPKLTPSVVGQLIALYEHQVFVEGVIFGIDSFDQWGVELGKTQAQELTPVLTDADGPGADLDSSTSALIDWYRSERGR encoded by the coding sequence ATGAGCGCCGACATCACGAGCACCGAAGCCTGGACCGAGCTCGTCTCGCATCACGAGGCCGTGGCCGATCGCCACCTCCGTGACTTCTTCGCCGACGATCCGTCGCGTGGGAGCGAGCTGACCGTCACCGCGGGCGACCTGTACATCGACTACAGCAAGCACCGGGTCGAGCGGCAGACGCTCGAACTGCTGCTCGACCTCGCACGCGCAGCGGACGTCACCGGGCGTCGGGACGCCATGTTCGCGGGCGAGCACATCAACACCTCCGAGAACCGGGCCGTGCTGCACACCGCGCTGCGTCTGCCGTCGGACGCGTCACTCGAGGTCGACGGCCAGGACGTGGTGGCCGACGTGCACGAGGTCCTCACGCGGATGGGCGATTTCAGCGATCGAGTGCGATCCGGCGAGTGGACCGGCGCCACCGGTGAGCGGATCCGCACCGTCGTCAACATCGGGATCGGCGGCTCCGACCTGGGTCCGGTGATGGTGTACCAGGCTCTGCGGCACTACGCCGACGCGGGCATCTCGGCGCGCTTCGTCTCGAACGTCGACCCGGCCGATCTCGTCGGCACCCTCGCCGACCTGGACCCGGCGTCGACGCTGTTCATCGTCGCCTCCAAGACCTTCGGCACACTCGAGACGCTGACCAACGCCACGGCCGCCCGGCGATGGCTCACGGCCGCACTCGGTGACGACGCCGTCGCCCAGCACTTCGTCGCGGTGTCCACCAATGCGGAGAAGGTGTCGAACTTCGGCATCGACACCGCGAACATGTTCGGCTTCTGGGACTGGGTCGGCGGCCGCTACTCGGTCGATTCCGCCATCGGTCTGTCGGTGATGCTCGCCGTCGGCCGCGAGGCGTTCGCGGACTTCCTCGAGGGCTTCCACCTGATCGACCAGCACTTCCGCGAGGCGCCGCTCGAGTCCAACGCGCCGATCCTGCTGGGCACGCTGGGCGTCTGGTACTCCAGCTTCTTCGGCGCGCAGTCCCGGGCGGTGCTGCCGTACTCGAACGATCTGAACCGGTTCGCCGCCTACCTGCAGCAGCTCACCATGGAGTCGAACGGCAAGTCGGTGAGGGCCGACGGAACGCCCGTCACGACGGACACCGGCGAGATCTTCTGGGGCGAGCCCGGAACCAACGGCCAGCACGCCTTCTACCAATTGCTGCACCAGGGAACACGACTCGTGCCGGCGGACTTCATCGGCTTCGCCGAGCCGACGGACGATCTTCCCACCGCGGACGGCACGGGCAGCATGCACGACCTGCTCATGAGCAACTACTTCGCCCAGACCAAGGTGTTGGCCTTCGGCAAGACGGCGGAGGAGATCGCTGCCGAGGGCACGGACGCGGACATCGTGCCGCACAAGGTGATGCCGGGCAACCGCCCGTCGACGTCGATCCTCGCGCCGAAACTCACGCCATCGGTGGTGGGTCAGCTCATCGCCCTCTACGAACATCAGGTCTTCGTCGAGGGCGTCATCTTCGGCATCGACTCGTTCGACCAGTGGGGAGTCGAGCTGGGCAAGACCCAGGCGCAGGAGCTGACGCCGGTGCTGACCGATGCGGACGGCCCGGGCGCGGACCTCGATTCGTCGACGAGTGCGCTGATCGACTGGTACCGCAGCGAACGCGGACGCTGA
- a CDS encoding crotonase/enoyl-CoA hydratase family protein has product MNVRIERRGPVVTVILHRPEARNAVDGPTAAALVEAFEEFDADPTASVAVLWGDGGTFCAGADLKALGTERSNVATEHGDGPMGPTRMELSKPVIAAVSGHAVAGGLELALWCDLRVADEDAVFGVFCRRWGVPLIDGGTVRLPRAIGTSRAMDMILTGRAVDAQEALTFGLANRVVPTGTCRAAAEELAASLAEFPQACLRGDRLSSLEQEGLDHRAAMANEFRHGATSLVDAFDGAQKFASGAGRHGAPLE; this is encoded by the coding sequence ATGAACGTGCGGATCGAACGCCGAGGTCCGGTGGTCACGGTGATCCTCCACCGACCCGAGGCACGCAATGCCGTGGACGGCCCGACGGCGGCCGCTCTGGTGGAGGCCTTCGAGGAGTTCGACGCGGATCCGACGGCGTCGGTCGCGGTGCTGTGGGGAGACGGCGGAACCTTCTGCGCCGGTGCCGACCTCAAGGCACTGGGCACCGAGCGCTCGAACGTGGCGACCGAGCACGGTGACGGGCCGATGGGGCCCACGCGCATGGAACTGTCCAAGCCCGTCATCGCCGCGGTGTCCGGCCATGCGGTCGCCGGCGGTCTCGAACTCGCGCTGTGGTGCGACCTGCGCGTCGCCGACGAGGACGCCGTGTTCGGTGTGTTCTGTCGGCGCTGGGGTGTGCCGCTGATCGACGGCGGAACGGTGCGATTGCCGCGGGCGATCGGTACGTCGCGGGCGATGGACATGATCCTCACCGGGCGTGCCGTCGACGCGCAGGAAGCGCTGACGTTCGGACTCGCCAACCGGGTCGTCCCCACGGGCACCTGCCGCGCTGCCGCGGAGGAACTCGCCGCGTCCCTGGCCGAGTTCCCGCAGGCGTGCCTGCGCGGCGACCGACTGTCGTCGCTCGAGCAGGAGGGCCTGGACCACCGCGCGGCGATGGCGAACGAGTTCCGGCACGGTGCCACCTCGCTCGTCGACGCGTTCGACGGCGCACAGAAGTTTGCGTCCGGCGCCGGGCGACACGGAGCACCGCTCGAGTGA
- a CDS encoding DUF2630 family protein, with protein MSETDIYAKIKDLVDTEHELRSRTEAGELDPSEERAQLDQLEKALDQCWDLLRQRRAKKDAGLSPDDAEAQSVSQVENYLQ; from the coding sequence ATGAGTGAGACCGACATCTACGCGAAGATCAAGGACCTGGTCGACACCGAGCACGAGTTGCGTTCGCGCACCGAAGCAGGCGAGCTCGATCCGAGCGAGGAGCGGGCGCAGCTCGACCAGCTCGAGAAGGCACTCGACCAGTGCTGGGACCTGCTGCGTCAGCGGCGCGCCAAGAAGGACGCCGGACTCTCCCCCGACGACGCCGAGGCGCAGTCCGTCTCACAGGTCGAGAACTACCTGCAGTAG
- a CDS encoding SDR family oxidoreductase, translating to MGRQKIVITGASSGLGEEMARRFAAMGRDVGLCARRVDRLEALRAELTARHPDITVAVAAMDVTDHESVVSGIDALRETLGGLDRVIVNAGLGKGARLGTGRADANLETARTNFVGVVSQVEAALAVFREQNAGHLVLVSSVSADRGLPGSKAVYSASKAGVSALGEALVAELRRTPIAVTTVLPGYVATDMSSRAGDAGRLMSSLDDGVSAMVAAIEKEVARSALPGLTWKAIDVVLRVLPRRLTDGLV from the coding sequence ATGGGGAGACAGAAGATCGTGATCACCGGGGCCAGTTCGGGTCTGGGCGAGGAGATGGCGCGGCGGTTCGCGGCGATGGGCCGCGACGTGGGGCTGTGTGCCCGGCGGGTGGACCGGCTCGAGGCTCTGCGCGCCGAGCTCACCGCCCGGCATCCGGACATCACCGTGGCGGTCGCCGCGATGGACGTGACGGATCACGAGTCGGTGGTGTCGGGGATCGACGCGTTGCGGGAGACACTCGGCGGGCTCGACCGCGTGATCGTGAACGCCGGTCTCGGAAAGGGCGCGAGGCTCGGCACCGGGCGCGCGGACGCCAACCTCGAGACCGCACGCACCAACTTCGTCGGAGTGGTGTCCCAGGTCGAGGCAGCGCTGGCGGTGTTCCGTGAGCAGAATGCCGGTCACCTCGTCCTCGTGTCGTCGGTGAGTGCCGATCGCGGACTACCCGGATCCAAGGCTGTGTACTCCGCGTCGAAGGCGGGAGTCTCGGCACTCGGCGAGGCGCTGGTCGCCGAACTCCGCCGCACACCCATCGCGGTCACCACGGTGCTGCCCGGATATGTCGCCACCGACATGTCCTCCCGCGCCGGAGACGCCGGTCGACTGATGTCCTCACTCGACGACGGCGTCTCCGCGATGGTCGCGGCCATCGAGAAGGAGGTCGCGCGCTCCGCGCTGCCGGGCCTCACCTGGAAGGCGATCGACGTCGTGTTGCGCGTGCTCCCTCGTCGACTCACGGACGGGCTCGTCTAG
- a CDS encoding dihydrolipoyl dehydrogenase family protein yields MSDSSTDEYDVIVIGGGPVGENAAQYAIAGSDRTAAIVEHELVGGECSYWACMPSKALLLPASVLNQARAMPGVREIVGDARLDVDAVFARRESFTHGLDDSSQVSWAEGANIHVVRGHGRVSGEREVTVGDRVLRARHAVVLATGTTATVPPIPGLREALPWTSRDSTNLHEVPERIIVIGGGVVACESATWLLALGAEVTMIVRGTSLLAGSEPFAGAAVADALTAAGARILFESQVATVSRPDAQDTGYGHLHGGPASVTIGDDTLEVDEILVAAGRRPATKDLGLDAVGLPTGDPIAVDDHLTAKDEWLYAVGDVNGRALLTHMGKYQGRVCGDVIAVRAEGRSIDGSRFRASADHGQVPQVVFTTPEVASVGLTEKKARAAGLPVRVVEMDIAVAGSSLRQDDFAGHASMVIETSSDVIVGFTLVGQGVAELLHAATIAVVGRVPLETLWHAVPSYPTMSEVWLRLLEAARSGS; encoded by the coding sequence GTGAGCGACAGCAGCACCGACGAGTACGACGTCATCGTGATCGGCGGAGGGCCCGTCGGCGAGAACGCGGCGCAGTACGCGATCGCGGGCAGTGATCGCACTGCCGCCATCGTCGAGCACGAACTGGTGGGCGGTGAGTGCTCGTACTGGGCCTGCATGCCCAGCAAGGCGTTGCTCCTGCCCGCCTCCGTGCTGAACCAGGCCCGAGCGATGCCCGGGGTCCGCGAGATCGTCGGCGACGCGCGACTCGACGTCGACGCGGTGTTCGCCCGCCGCGAGAGCTTCACCCACGGGCTCGACGACTCCTCCCAGGTGTCGTGGGCCGAGGGCGCGAACATCCACGTCGTGCGCGGTCACGGCCGGGTGTCCGGCGAGCGCGAGGTGACAGTGGGCGATCGGGTCCTGCGCGCTCGGCACGCGGTGGTCCTCGCGACCGGCACCACGGCCACGGTGCCGCCGATTCCCGGACTGCGCGAAGCACTTCCGTGGACGTCCCGCGATTCGACCAACCTGCACGAGGTGCCGGAGCGGATCATCGTGATCGGCGGGGGCGTGGTCGCCTGCGAGTCGGCGACATGGTTGCTGGCCCTCGGCGCCGAGGTCACGATGATCGTGCGCGGAACCTCGCTGCTGGCCGGATCGGAGCCGTTCGCCGGGGCGGCGGTGGCCGACGCTCTGACCGCCGCGGGTGCGCGCATCCTGTTCGAGTCGCAGGTCGCCACGGTGTCGCGGCCCGACGCGCAGGACACCGGGTACGGCCACCTCCACGGTGGGCCCGCCTCGGTGACGATCGGCGACGACACACTCGAGGTCGACGAGATCCTGGTCGCCGCCGGCCGACGGCCGGCCACCAAGGACCTGGGGCTCGACGCGGTGGGCCTCCCCACCGGGGACCCGATCGCCGTCGACGACCATCTGACGGCGAAGGACGAGTGGCTCTACGCGGTGGGCGACGTCAACGGTCGCGCCCTGCTCACCCACATGGGCAAGTACCAGGGACGCGTGTGCGGCGACGTCATCGCCGTGCGCGCCGAGGGTCGATCGATCGACGGCAGCAGGTTCCGGGCGAGTGCCGATCACGGCCAGGTGCCCCAGGTCGTCTTCACCACCCCCGAGGTGGCGTCGGTGGGCCTCACCGAGAAGAAGGCGCGGGCCGCCGGTCTGCCGGTGCGGGTGGTCGAGATGGACATCGCCGTCGCGGGAAGCTCCCTGCGCCAGGACGACTTCGCCGGACACGCGTCGATGGTGATCGAGACGTCGAGCGACGTGATCGTCGGATTCACGCTGGTCGGCCAGGGCGTCGCGGAACTCCTGCACGCGGCCACCATCGCGGTGGTCGGCCGCGTCCCGCTGGAGACCCTGTGGCACGCGGTCCCGTCCTACCCGACGATGAGCGAGGTGTGGTTGCGCCTGCTCGAGGCCGCTCGCAGCGGAAGCTAG
- a CDS encoding carboxylesterase/lipase family protein, producing the protein MGQGDFSTEITTSEGRVRGFVARGIAQWRGIPYAQPPVGPLRLRAPQPPTAWEGVRDATRWGDAAVQDSGRSPIGPIKGQGTSEDCLTLNVSAPATTPAGPRPVMVFIHGGAYTLGTSATSMYSGTSLVRRGDIVYVSLNYRLGALGYLDFRQFSTPDRTFDSNLGLRDQVAALQWVQRNIAAFGGDPDNVTIFGESAGGNAVTTLTTVPATKGLFHKAISQSSAPGMVATSDRSEKWGRDFVELLGATPDTAADTLAGADVADLLKAAHRLGSKSLKETPGLIPFGPSVDGDYVPEAPLEAYRSGRAHPVPMIIGSNEHEGTLFPKWLDALPTNAERIDRLFANTDPSARDRILAEYPGYPKGLSAIDFGGDITFWRPSLEIADAHTEHAPTYVYRYDYSPRLFDLLKLYSTHGSELFAVFGVYRARVGKFFAILGDWGSSVAVTDEVQKQWLAFARTGAPEADWTQYEVPGRATRIFDSATRMENDPLGSRRAAWEGFSGYDTPTGSSAGTESESSQDFR; encoded by the coding sequence ATGGGGCAGGGAGACTTTTCGACAGAGATCACCACGAGCGAGGGGCGGGTCCGCGGATTCGTCGCGCGCGGTATCGCGCAGTGGCGGGGCATCCCGTACGCGCAGCCGCCGGTCGGACCGCTGCGGTTGCGCGCACCGCAGCCGCCGACGGCATGGGAGGGCGTCCGGGACGCCACCCGCTGGGGTGACGCGGCGGTCCAGGACTCGGGCCGCTCCCCCATCGGTCCCATCAAGGGACAGGGCACCAGCGAGGACTGCCTGACGCTGAACGTCAGCGCGCCGGCCACCACGCCCGCCGGCCCCCGCCCCGTCATGGTGTTCATCCACGGCGGCGCCTACACGCTGGGAACGTCGGCCACCTCCATGTACTCGGGCACGTCGCTGGTCCGCCGCGGCGACATCGTCTACGTCTCGCTCAACTACCGGCTCGGCGCCCTCGGGTACCTCGACTTCCGACAGTTCTCGACGCCCGACCGGACCTTCGACAGCAATCTCGGGCTGCGGGACCAGGTCGCCGCGCTGCAGTGGGTCCAGCGCAACATCGCCGCATTCGGCGGCGATCCGGACAACGTCACCATCTTCGGCGAATCGGCCGGCGGCAACGCGGTCACCACGTTGACGACCGTGCCCGCCACGAAGGGCCTCTTCCACAAGGCCATCTCGCAGAGCTCGGCGCCGGGCATGGTCGCCACGTCCGACCGTAGCGAGAAGTGGGGACGCGACTTCGTCGAGTTGCTCGGTGCCACTCCGGACACCGCCGCCGACACGCTCGCGGGAGCCGACGTGGCCGACCTGCTGAAGGCGGCTCACCGGCTGGGTTCGAAGAGCCTGAAGGAGACTCCGGGGCTCATTCCGTTCGGCCCCAGCGTCGACGGGGACTACGTGCCGGAGGCGCCGCTCGAGGCGTACCGATCGGGCCGCGCGCATCCCGTCCCGATGATCATCGGCAGCAACGAGCACGAGGGCACCCTGTTCCCCAAGTGGCTCGACGCCCTTCCCACGAATGCCGAGCGCATCGACCGCCTGTTCGCGAACACCGACCCGTCGGCCAGGGATCGCATTCTCGCCGAGTACCCCGGATACCCGAAGGGCCTGTCCGCCATCGACTTCGGCGGCGACATCACCTTCTGGCGACCGTCGCTGGAGATCGCGGACGCGCACACCGAGCACGCGCCCACCTACGTGTACCGCTACGACTACTCACCGCGGTTGTTCGACCTGCTGAAGCTGTACTCGACGCACGGTTCCGAACTGTTCGCCGTGTTCGGCGTCTACCGCGCCCGCGTCGGGAAGTTCTTCGCGATCCTGGGCGACTGGGGCAGCTCGGTGGCTGTCACCGACGAGGTGCAGAAGCAGTGGCTCGCCTTCGCGAGAACCGGTGCGCCCGAAGCGGACTGGACTCAGTACGAGGTGCCCGGGCGCGCCACTCGGATCTTCGACAGCGCGACGCGGATGGAGAACGATCCGCTCGGATCCCGTCGCGCTGCGTGGGAGGGCTTCAGCGGCTACGACACACCGACCGGATCCTCGGCCGGTACGGAGAGCGAGTCGTCGCAGGACTTCCGCTGA